One genomic window of Candidatus Poribacteria bacterium includes the following:
- a CDS encoding glycosyltransferase family 9 protein — MFAPNQIERILIIRLAPLGETVLTTPVICALRHHFQNAYIAYMVAPTREDLVSANPHLNEVLTYQASVPKLIYQIARRRFQMALVLQPTFRLVLHTFLARIPFRVGFETNAGGQKLLSVAVPNNTAQHETQRYLDVVRALGIEVTDNEPEVFVDSTGTAWANNFFESQKLKDSHPIIGLNPGAATAYRRWEASNFAVLGDQLHERYGAHIVITTGPREGELAAQVAKQMSHPPAIVSQATTMELAALLQRCNLYISNDTGPMHLSTAVKTPTVALFGASNLGQWAPLWDKHAVVARTTCPLMKTLSSKEWDAHTDRARENLEAITPDQVMATVEKLKW; from the coding sequence ATGTTTGCGCCTAATCAGATTGAACGGATCTTAATCATTAGACTCGCACCATTGGGTGAGACGGTTTTGACGACTCCGGTTATCTGTGCCTTACGTCACCACTTTCAAAATGCTTATATCGCTTATATGGTAGCACCCACGCGAGAGGATTTGGTCTCCGCCAACCCACATCTGAACGAGGTGCTGACCTATCAAGCATCCGTGCCAAAACTCATCTATCAAATCGCTCGTCGAAGATTTCAGATGGCACTCGTTTTACAACCGACCTTTCGCTTGGTGCTTCATACATTCCTCGCTCGAATTCCGTTCCGTGTCGGGTTTGAAACAAACGCTGGAGGGCAGAAGTTGTTGAGCGTCGCAGTGCCGAATAACACAGCACAACATGAAACACAACGCTATCTCGATGTTGTCCGTGCATTAGGTATTGAAGTAACAGACAATGAACCGGAAGTATTCGTTGATAGCACTGGCACAGCGTGGGCGAACAATTTCTTTGAAAGCCAAAAACTTAAGGATAGCCATCCTATCATCGGTCTGAATCCAGGGGCGGCTACTGCCTATCGCCGTTGGGAAGCCTCCAACTTTGCCGTCCTCGGTGATCAACTTCACGAAAGGTATGGCGCGCATATTGTTATCACAACCGGACCGCGGGAAGGTGAGTTAGCAGCTCAGGTCGCGAAGCAGATGTCGCACCCGCCTGCTATCGTTAGCCAAGCAACCACAATGGAACTTGCGGCACTTCTGCAACGGTGTAATCTATACATCAGCAACGATACAGGACCGATGCACCTCAGCACCGCCGTGAAAACGCCGACTGTTGCCTTGTTTGGTGCGTCAAACCTCGGACAATGGGCACCGCTGTGGGATAAACACGCAGTGGTGGCGCGTACAACGTGTCCGCTTATGAAAACATTATCGTCCAAAGAGTGGGACGCGCATACCGATCGCGCACGTGAAAATCTGGAGGCAATTACCCCGGATCAGGTTATGGCAACAGTGGAAAAACTCAAATGGTGA
- a CDS encoding bifunctional riboflavin kinase/FAD synthetase, which translates to MENAGNKNDPAIATTIYNFEDIVEFERNTVVTFGVFDGIHIGHQAVIKTLLQRAAQDRLLSVLVGFYPHPLAFLSPERCPPILTPLSKRIEILQQFGIDKIVILNFDAQIAAMSPETFVEKVLLEKCRAKHVVVGYACQFGKNRAGNAQRLAEISEDYPFEVSIVPPTEINGAPVHSTRIRQALARGDLRWSAQLLGRPYSLIGEVIHGDGRGRQLGFPTANIDTRNQICPPNGVYAIRAKLEGKWLNGVLNIGTRPTFNELNFQVESYFFDFNETIYGKSVEIFFVEKIRSERKFPNLQSLVQQIQRDVMAAAEILAESALQ; encoded by the coding sequence GTGGAAAACGCTGGCAATAAGAATGATCCCGCAATAGCGACAACGATTTATAATTTTGAGGACATCGTTGAATTCGAGAGAAATACGGTGGTTACCTTCGGCGTGTTTGATGGGATCCACATAGGACACCAAGCGGTTATCAAGACCCTTCTGCAACGTGCTGCACAAGACAGATTGCTGAGCGTGCTGGTCGGCTTCTACCCGCATCCACTTGCGTTTTTATCTCCAGAACGATGTCCACCTATCCTGACACCTCTCTCCAAACGTATCGAAATTCTTCAGCAATTCGGCATTGATAAAATCGTCATTCTTAACTTCGATGCCCAGATTGCGGCAATGTCTCCAGAAACCTTTGTCGAAAAGGTACTCTTGGAAAAATGCCGAGCCAAACACGTTGTCGTTGGATACGCCTGTCAATTTGGGAAAAATCGTGCCGGTAATGCGCAACGATTGGCAGAAATCAGTGAGGATTACCCATTTGAGGTCTCAATCGTACCACCAACAGAAATAAACGGTGCGCCTGTCCATAGTACCCGTATTCGCCAAGCCCTCGCGAGGGGAGACCTCCGATGGAGTGCCCAACTACTGGGTCGCCCGTACTCACTGATCGGTGAGGTCATCCACGGCGATGGCAGAGGCAGGCAGCTCGGTTTTCCGACAGCAAATATAGACACTCGCAACCAAATCTGCCCACCCAACGGTGTATACGCAATCCGCGCGAAATTAGAGGGCAAATGGTTAAATGGTGTATTAAACATCGGAACCCGTCCGACATTTAACGAATTGAATTTTCAAGTAGAGAGTTACTTTTTTGATTTTAATGAAACTATCTACGGTAAATCGGTAGAAATCTTTTTCGTGGAGAAAATTAGAAGCGAACGAAAGTTCCCGAACCTTCAATCCCTTGTGCAACAGATACAACGCGATGTTATGGCTGCTGCGGAGATCCTTGCTGAATCTGCGCTACAGTAG
- the rbfA gene encoding 30S ribosome-binding factor RbfA, with product MVNNRRQDRVSALIQRELSEIIQRSVKDPRVALCTITQAELSPDLKYADVKVSVIGDKTQKDNTLAGLKSAAGFLRREIGNRLTLRYSPELRFAIDESADYLFKIDGLLKSVESEDETPENDTPDLS from the coding sequence ATGGTAAATAATAGAAGGCAAGATCGGGTTAGTGCCCTAATTCAACGAGAACTGAGCGAAATTATCCAACGTTCTGTTAAGGATCCACGCGTTGCCCTTTGTACCATCACACAAGCAGAACTTTCACCAGATTTGAAATACGCCGATGTGAAAGTTAGTGTCATCGGCGACAAAACGCAAAAGGATAATACGCTCGCGGGTCTGAAAAGTGCGGCGGGATTCCTTAGGCGAGAAATCGGCAACCGCCTGACGCTCCGCTACTCACCAGAACTTCGGTTCGCCATAGATGAATCTGCGGATTATCTTTTTAAAATAGATGGGCTCCTTAAATCCGTCGAATCTGAAGACGAAACACCTGAGAACGATACTCCGGATCTTTCATGA
- the nusA gene encoding transcription termination factor NusA, producing MLESLQNAIRQNTAQTELPEHVFVEAIEAALRAAARRVYGQDADISVEIDLEKGDIRCYVPKKVVNIMRDFSTEIPIEEAKKLQADVELDDVLNVEINPSEFGRIPAQLAKQILFQKIKQAEREKIYQEFAGREGEIVTGYVQRFERGGIILDLEQTEAFLPPREMPRSKTYERGKRLQCLILAVKNEVRGAPVIVSRTHRDLLAMLFEQEVPEIYEGQVRIMAVARDPGNRAKVAVMATEEGIDAVGTCVGVKGIRVQTIVSELDDEKIDLLEWSDDTSVFIANALRPAAVRRVELDEENKSARVVVPDNQLSLAIGQRGQNARLAAKLTGWKVDIKGESEATVSIDELFKPSPDNEDSDVTGLEETPVDEASTEQTETETEGTTEQPTDSEVNIETDIDTESPETVTANTQDEDVSVINSEEDPEDDDFDPEAQ from the coding sequence ATGTTAGAAAGTCTCCAAAACGCTATTCGTCAAAATACAGCGCAAACAGAACTTCCGGAGCATGTTTTCGTTGAAGCAATAGAAGCCGCTTTACGTGCTGCTGCGCGTCGAGTTTACGGTCAAGATGCCGATATTTCTGTCGAGATTGATCTCGAAAAAGGAGACATACGGTGCTATGTCCCGAAAAAAGTCGTTAATATTATGCGAGATTTCTCAACAGAAATCCCGATTGAGGAAGCAAAGAAACTCCAAGCGGATGTCGAACTTGATGACGTGCTAAACGTTGAGATCAATCCCAGTGAGTTTGGACGCATCCCGGCACAATTGGCAAAGCAGATTCTCTTCCAAAAAATCAAACAGGCAGAACGCGAAAAAATCTATCAGGAATTCGCTGGTCGTGAAGGCGAAATTGTCACCGGGTACGTCCAGCGCTTTGAACGCGGGGGTATTATCTTAGACCTTGAACAGACAGAAGCTTTTTTGCCGCCGCGCGAGATGCCTCGTTCAAAAACCTACGAACGCGGGAAACGTTTACAGTGCTTAATTCTGGCAGTGAAAAACGAGGTGCGCGGTGCCCCAGTTATCGTATCGCGCACACACCGTGATCTCCTCGCAATGCTTTTTGAGCAAGAAGTCCCTGAAATTTATGAAGGTCAGGTCCGTATCATGGCAGTTGCGCGTGATCCGGGGAATAGAGCGAAAGTCGCTGTCATGGCAACTGAGGAAGGCATAGATGCCGTCGGTACATGCGTCGGGGTCAAGGGAATTCGAGTCCAAACAATCGTTAGTGAACTTGACGATGAAAAAATCGACTTGTTAGAATGGAGCGATGATACCAGTGTTTTCATTGCCAACGCTTTACGTCCTGCCGCTGTCCGTCGGGTAGAACTCGATGAGGAAAACAAAAGCGCACGTGTGGTTGTTCCTGATAACCAACTCTCGTTAGCAATCGGTCAACGCGGACAGAATGCACGGCTCGCCGCAAAATTGACCGGATGGAAGGTTGACATAAAAGGTGAATCCGAAGCGACTGTTTCGATTGATGAACTTTTCAAACCGTCTCCGGACAACGAAGATTCAGATGTAACAGGACTTGAAGAAACACCGGTAGATGAAGCGAGCACTGAACAAACAGAAACAGAGACTGAAGGAACCACTGAACAACCAACGGACTCGGAAGTGAATATTGAAACGGACATAGACACTGAGAGTCCTGAAACTGTGACAGCAAACACACAAGATGAAGACGTATCTGTGATAAACTCCGAAGAAGACCCTGAAGATGATGACTTTGACCCTGAAGCCCAATAA
- a CDS encoding YlxR family protein, whose product MKFLRNVIRTCIGCRGKFPQKTLIRFVCQGDKTLQIDAQKKSGGRGAYVCWSQPCIQKAFKSPKRVNALLRAELTSNVIARFEQVLLEYTRKSTNSIGKRRNYHG is encoded by the coding sequence GTGAAGTTTTTGAGGAACGTTATTCGCACTTGTATCGGGTGCCGTGGCAAATTTCCACAAAAAACGTTAATTCGATTTGTATGTCAAGGGGACAAAACGCTGCAAATAGATGCACAGAAGAAATCAGGAGGCCGCGGGGCTTATGTGTGTTGGTCTCAACCTTGCATTCAAAAAGCGTTCAAGTCTCCAAAGCGGGTTAATGCTCTATTACGTGCAGAACTTACAAGTAACGTTATTGCGCGATTTGAACAAGTTCTTCTTGAATATACAAGAAAATCCACGAACTCAATAGGAAAAAGGAGGAACTATCATGGGTAA
- a CDS encoding TVP38/TMEM64 family protein: MKKSVIKILIAVGIIVAVYFVLRHYGITKHIRLENVPKIKTWVESFGVIAPLIYIGLYLISTVFFLPGFPVTVLAGFVFGPLWGVFYASIASIISVACAFLVARYVARDLVEGWIKENAQFQKIDEQVEEQGWRILMVTRLIPIFPFNLQNYAYGLTKIRFWTFVLTSAVFMLPGTIALVMLGGAFVSGEGSILKTMLYLGIAGVLMFALSLVPNLLRKYQNKEIK, from the coding sequence ATGAAAAAAAGCGTAATTAAAATTCTGATTGCTGTCGGCATTATCGTAGCAGTCTATTTCGTGCTGAGACACTATGGAATAACAAAACATATCCGATTAGAAAATGTACCGAAAATCAAAACATGGGTAGAAAGTTTTGGTGTCATCGCTCCACTGATTTATATCGGACTCTATCTTATATCTACTGTCTTCTTTCTCCCAGGTTTTCCGGTAACCGTGTTAGCAGGTTTTGTTTTCGGACCGTTATGGGGTGTTTTTTATGCTTCCATCGCCTCCATCATCTCTGTCGCTTGTGCTTTCCTGGTCGCGCGCTATGTTGCGCGCGATCTCGTTGAGGGATGGATCAAGGAAAACGCGCAATTCCAAAAAATAGACGAACAGGTTGAAGAACAGGGATGGCGGATTTTGATGGTTACACGCTTGATTCCCATCTTTCCGTTTAACCTACAAAATTACGCCTATGGATTGACCAAGATTCGGTTTTGGACATTCGTCCTTACTTCCGCTGTCTTTATGTTACCAGGGACAATAGCATTGGTGATGCTTGGTGGCGCGTTCGTTAGCGGTGAGGGAAGCATTTTGAAGACGATGCTCTATCTCGGCATCGCGGGTGTACTTATGTTCGCGCTATCATTAGTGCCGAATCTTCTCCGAAAATATCAAAACAAAGAAATTAAGTAA
- the infB gene encoding translation initiation factor IF-2, with protein sequence MGKATRQRRKSTKGNREANQSSGVPVSKLARQYKLTNKELLAILRDHGVQVKNEKSTLDPDTVALVESELQVDLNAENTVVASIENDADTSSNTTDGLQITEGATVADLAASLELQPSALIMRLMKLRVMANINQRLDYDTLLMLGEHLDFEAIKKRTLEEDLLTDPPDPPDSLQSRAPVVTIMGHVDHGKTSLLDSIRESNVSESEAGNITQHIGAYHVTLETGSVVFLDTPGHAAFTAMRARGAQVTDIVVLIVAADDGVMPQTVEAISHAKAAKVPIVVAINKVDVPGARPDYIRQQLSEHDLMPEEWGGQTICVETSATEGTGIDTLLEMLLLEAALLELKANPNKSARGVVIEAQVDKERGAIATVLVQSGTLRVGNSFISGRYSGKVRAMIDDHGKRMKEVGPSCPVEILGFTGVPEAGDRFYAVDSDRDARAISEARQDQYRTEKLGANSHVSLENLFQQIQEGEIKELNVVLKGDVQGSVQAVASSLLDLSTEEVKINIIHQAVGGITETDILLASASDAIVVGFNVHPTTEAVQAKESEGIDVRTYNVIYNLISYIRSAMEGLLDPEVREVVIGRAEVRELFRVPRLGLVAGSYVNWGRISYNQPLRVLRDNRLIHEGKVNSLRRFKDNVNEVQANYECGIGIETFDDLKVGDVLECYVHEQVARSLS encoded by the coding sequence ATGGGTAAAGCCACACGGCAGCGGCGAAAATCTACAAAAGGAAATCGTGAAGCGAATCAAAGTTCTGGTGTACCTGTTTCTAAATTGGCAAGACAATATAAACTCACAAATAAGGAACTCCTCGCCATATTAAGAGACCACGGCGTTCAGGTTAAAAATGAAAAGAGCACGCTTGATCCGGACACTGTTGCACTCGTCGAATCTGAATTACAAGTAGATCTCAATGCGGAAAATACAGTTGTGGCGTCTATCGAAAACGATGCTGATACAAGCTCCAACACTACAGATGGTTTGCAAATCACAGAGGGGGCAACGGTAGCGGATCTCGCCGCGTCCCTGGAATTACAACCTTCAGCCCTGATTATGCGGTTGATGAAGTTACGGGTGATGGCAAATATTAATCAACGTCTCGATTATGACACGCTCCTGATGCTTGGAGAACACTTAGACTTTGAGGCAATCAAAAAACGGACGCTCGAAGAAGATTTATTAACAGATCCACCCGACCCGCCGGACTCTTTACAATCCCGGGCACCAGTCGTTACAATCATGGGGCACGTTGATCACGGTAAAACTTCTCTCTTGGACTCTATCCGTGAATCAAACGTAAGCGAATCTGAGGCGGGGAATATTACACAACACATTGGTGCTTACCATGTGACCTTGGAAACTGGCAGCGTGGTTTTCTTGGATACGCCCGGACACGCCGCTTTTACGGCGATGCGGGCACGGGGTGCACAAGTGACGGATATTGTTGTTCTGATTGTCGCAGCCGATGACGGCGTTATGCCGCAGACAGTTGAGGCGATTAGCCATGCAAAAGCCGCCAAAGTCCCAATTGTGGTGGCGATTAATAAAGTCGATGTCCCTGGTGCGCGCCCAGACTATATCCGACAACAACTCTCAGAACACGACCTTATGCCAGAGGAGTGGGGTGGGCAAACGATTTGTGTCGAGACCTCCGCGACAGAAGGAACCGGGATTGACACTTTGCTGGAAATGTTGCTCTTGGAAGCGGCACTCCTTGAACTGAAAGCCAATCCAAATAAATCTGCTCGCGGTGTTGTTATTGAAGCACAAGTCGATAAAGAGCGCGGGGCTATCGCGACTGTTCTTGTGCAATCCGGCACCCTGCGTGTCGGAAATTCCTTTATTTCAGGACGATACTCTGGCAAAGTTAGAGCAATGATAGACGACCACGGTAAACGGATGAAAGAGGTAGGTCCCTCATGTCCCGTTGAAATCCTCGGCTTCACTGGTGTTCCAGAGGCAGGAGACAGATTTTATGCGGTTGACTCTGATCGGGATGCCCGTGCTATTAGTGAAGCGCGACAAGACCAATATCGGACTGAAAAACTTGGTGCGAACAGCCATGTGAGTTTAGAAAACCTGTTCCAACAGATTCAGGAAGGCGAGATTAAGGAGTTGAATGTTGTACTTAAAGGGGACGTGCAAGGCTCAGTGCAGGCAGTTGCCTCATCCCTCCTCGATCTGAGTACGGAGGAAGTCAAGATCAACATCATTCACCAAGCAGTTGGCGGTATCACCGAAACCGATATTTTGCTTGCTTCAGCATCCGATGCTATCGTCGTCGGTTTTAATGTACACCCAACAACAGAAGCCGTCCAAGCCAAAGAAAGCGAAGGAATTGATGTCCGCACGTATAACGTCATTTATAACCTCATTTCCTACATCCGTTCTGCCATGGAAGGCTTATTAGACCCAGAAGTCCGTGAGGTCGTTATCGGACGGGCAGAGGTTCGCGAATTGTTCAGAGTGCCGCGACTCGGTTTAGTTGCAGGAAGTTATGTTAATTGGGGCCGGATCTCCTACAATCAACCGCTTCGTGTACTTCGCGACAACCGCTTAATTCACGAAGGGAAAGTGAATTCGCTTCGCCGTTTCAAGGACAATGTGAACGAAGTGCAAGCGAACTATGAATGCGGCATAGGTATAGAGACTTTCGATGATTTAAAGGTCGGTGACGTTCTTGAATGCTACGTCCACGAACAAGTGGCGCGATCGCTTTCATAA
- the rpsO gene encoding 30S ribosomal protein S15 — protein MAISAAEKKELMQQHQLHQQDTGSPEAQVAILTARIRQLTEHFQTHRKDYHSRHGLFRLVGKQRRLLRYLYKKDVTRYYRLIDELGIRDTIGSRRS, from the coding sequence TTGGCAATTAGTGCAGCAGAGAAGAAGGAACTCATGCAACAGCATCAGCTACACCAACAGGATACTGGCTCTCCGGAGGCACAAGTGGCAATTTTAACTGCTCGTATTCGACAGTTGACTGAACACTTTCAGACACACCGGAAGGATTATCATTCCCGCCACGGACTTTTCCGTCTTGTTGGTAAGCAGCGCCGTTTGTTACGGTATCTATACAAAAAGGATGTTACGCGCTATTACCGTTTAATTGATGAACTTGGAATTCGTGACACTATCGGATCGAGGAGAAGTTAG
- a CDS encoding DUF503 domain-containing protein has translation MHIGVCKIWLRIPQSHSLKAKRRVIKSLVARLKNRFNIAIAEVDALNVHEAAVLAAVSVSNDAAHLNKLISHVITFIEANVDAELVDYKTEFFF, from the coding sequence ATGCACATCGGTGTTTGTAAAATCTGGCTCCGCATTCCGCAGAGCCACTCGCTAAAGGCGAAACGCCGAGTTATCAAAAGCCTTGTAGCAAGGCTCAAGAACCGATTTAATATCGCGATTGCCGAAGTGGACGCACTCAATGTGCATGAAGCTGCGGTATTAGCAGCTGTATCCGTTTCTAACGATGCAGCACATCTGAACAAACTCATCTCACACGTTATTACCTTTATCGAGGCAAATGTAGACGCTGAGTTAGTGGATTACAAAACTGAATTTTTCTTTTAA
- a CDS encoding bifunctional oligoribonuclease/PAP phosphatase NrnA, with translation MNTQYMADIHNYRILLALLDRYQHFALSTHINPDGDAIGSELSLYLFLTELGKSVRMFNTDAVPVNYRFLPSWDSIEDIHSVGTYRPEVLIVLDASTLERIGKTLSKILLPLHTLVNIDHHTTAEAFGDINLIEPSVSSTSEIVYTLIKHHQTPISKACALCLYTGLMFDTGCFRYSNATAETHRIAAELIEVGEFAPDEVYRYVYEHIPVSKIRLLSEILRTLQVTDNGKIASVYATQTMFGKTGTTPEAVEGVVNQIQAIAGVEVALCVCELPDGSTKVSLRSQGQVDVSELASEFEGGGHSRAAGCRIVMPYLSAITALIHSAQRYIDQTPRDVVIR, from the coding sequence ATGAACACCCAATATATGGCAGATATACATAATTACAGGATACTCTTGGCGTTACTGGATCGGTATCAGCATTTCGCGCTCTCAACGCATATCAACCCAGACGGTGATGCGATTGGTTCCGAACTCAGTCTCTACCTATTCCTAACGGAGTTAGGAAAATCCGTTAGAATGTTCAATACTGACGCAGTGCCGGTTAACTATAGATTTCTGCCATCTTGGGATAGCATCGAAGATATACATTCAGTCGGGACGTATCGTCCAGAAGTTCTGATTGTATTAGATGCAAGCACATTGGAACGGATTGGTAAGACCCTATCGAAAATTTTACTGCCTCTACATACGCTTGTTAACATCGATCACCATACAACAGCAGAAGCGTTCGGAGACATCAATCTTATCGAACCTTCGGTTTCCTCTACATCAGAAATCGTATACACACTCATCAAACACCACCAAACACCAATAAGCAAAGCATGTGCGCTCTGTTTGTACACAGGACTCATGTTTGATACGGGTTGTTTTCGGTATAGTAACGCGACAGCAGAAACCCACCGTATTGCAGCAGAATTAATTGAAGTAGGGGAATTTGCGCCCGATGAAGTCTATCGATATGTCTATGAACACATCCCGGTCAGTAAGATTCGCCTATTGAGTGAAATTCTCCGGACTTTGCAAGTAACAGATAATGGCAAAATCGCATCGGTCTATGCTACACAAACGATGTTCGGGAAGACTGGCACAACTCCTGAAGCTGTGGAAGGTGTTGTAAATCAGATTCAAGCGATTGCAGGCGTTGAGGTGGCACTGTGTGTATGCGAGCTGCCAGATGGAAGTACGAAGGTCAGTTTACGGAGCCAAGGTCAGGTAGACGTTAGTGAGCTGGCTTCAGAGTTTGAAGGTGGTGGACATTCACGCGCCGCGGGTTGTCGGATCGTGATGCCGTATCTATCAGCAATTACAGCCCTTATTCATAGTGCCCAACGATACATCGACCAGACCCCACGAGATGTGGTGATTCGCTGA